The genomic segment CAACTACGAGTGGAAAGAAGTGTCAGATGGTAGCGGCGCTAAAACACTAAAAACAGCTTGTGGCCTTCAAAACCGTGAATACATGGCAGACATGTTCCCGAACGATGGTAAAGAATACCAATTAAGCGCAATTAAGAACCAAATGGGCGCTAAATTAGTCACTACAGTAAACAAGTTTACTGATGATGAAACAGCTGAAATGGTAGAGACACCAAACGTGGCGATTTTCGGCTATGGTATGAAGCTTGAAGACGACGGAAACTATTATGTTTCAATGAGTATCGGTAAAAACAATACTTGTTATAACGCTGTCACTGAAGGTGAAACTCGTTTAGCTTACTATGAATACTCTCCGATGCTTTCTGCCAAATTTGAGCGCAACATGGGTGCACGTATCTTAGGTACGATTGATTACGAGCGTACTGCACTTAAAGGCTTTGATTGGGTCACTGAAGTTCCTGGTCTAGGTGCTGGCGAAGACTTTACTCCATCAGATGTTGATTGGACAAAAGTAGGTGCATGTTCACTGGTTATTAAAGTTGATGGCATTATTCCACTAGGTTAATAACCCAAAGTAATACGATTACAATATATATCGTTACTGTAAGCGCTTCTGCCACTCCTCAGAAGCGCTTTTTTATGTGTACAAGTACGTGCTGAGCTTTTACCAACCACACTTTGTAGCCTCTTCACAGCGTCCTTAATTATTCACTCCCTGATACGCTATTAAATAGCATGTTGTTAAAAGCCATTTTGTAGTGGCTTTCAAACCGACAATTGAATCAACAGATCTATGCCAGAAACTCACGCAAGAGACTCATGCAAAAAAGTCATGCGAGAAACTCACGTAAAAACCTCATTCAAGAGACTCAACCGAAGTGCTATATCGAGGAACTACATTAAAAAGCTGTATTGAAGAACTTAAATGGAAGGCTTAAGTGAAAGGCTTAAATAAGAAGCTTAAGCAAATCCGATGTTACCCATTAGACATAATTATCACATTCAGCCAAGTATGAGACATAAAAAAGCTGAAACCTCAGTTTCAGCTTTTGATTTTACTTTGTAACTTAATGGTTAATCACCAAAGTCATCAAGTAGAATATTTTCTTCTTCAACACCTAAACTTTCTAGCATGTTAATGACAGAAGAGTTCATGATTGGAGGGCCACACATATAGAATTCACAATCTTCTGGGGCTTTGTGGTCTTTAAGGTAATTCTCAAGCAGCACCGTATGAATAAAGCCTGTGTAACCTTGCCAATTATCTTCCGGTAAAGGATCTGACAGTGCGACATGCCATTCAAAGTTATCATTTTCAGCTGCTAATGTATCAAAATCATCTTGATAGAAAATTTCTCTTGCAGAACGTGCACCATACCAGAATGACATCTTACGTTTGGTCTGCTTACTTTTAAGCTGATCAAAGATATGTGAACGCATGGGTGCCATACCAGCACCACCACCAATAAACACCATTTCAGCATCGGTCTCTTTAACAAAAAACTCACCAAATGGTCCTGAAATCGTGACTTTATCACCCGCTTTCAAATTAAAAATATACGAAGACATTTGCCCAGGTGGTAAATCATTTGTTGGCGGAGTAGCAATACGTACGTTCAACATAATGGTTCCCTTTTCATCAGGGTAGTTGGCCATTGAATACGCACGTAAAACATCTTCATCGACTTTTGATACTAAGCTAAATAGATCAAAACGCTCCCAGTCATCTCGATATTGATCAGGTATATCGAAATCAGCATATTTCACTTCGTGAGCTGGTGCTTCAATTTGAATGTAGCCTCCAGCTTTAAAGTGAACCTCTTCACCTTCAGGTACCTTTAACAGTAACTCTTTAATAAAGGTGGCTTGGTTATTGTTTGAGACGACTTCACATTGCCACTTTTTAACACCAAATATCTCTTCGTCTACTTCTAGTTCCATGTCAGTTCGCACAGCAACCTGACAAGCTAAACGACAACCTTCTTTAGCTTCTTTTTTAGTTATGTGGTCAAGTTCAGTAGCCAGAATATCTCCGCCACCAGACTTAACTGTCACACGACATTGGCCACATGTGCCACCACCGCCGCATGCAGACGGAATAAAAATATTCTGTCCAGCAAGGGCGCCTAACAATTTGTCACCAGCTGGAGTGCGAACACTCTTATCAGCCTCACCATTAATCCCAATGGTGACATCGCCAGTGTTAACTAACTTACTTTTGGCGAATAAAATTACCATTACCAGCAAACTTACCACGATGGTAAACATGCCTATGCCGATTGCCATTTCCATTAAATGTACCTTCTCAACAATGTGTCATTACTCAGAGAATTCGAGTTCACTTTTGTCACTATCTTTTTTGCCAGCATTACAGCGTGATACCAGCAAATGACATAAACCCTAGCGCCATTAATCCAGTGGTAATAAAGGTAATACCGATACCTTGTAAGCCAAGTGGAATCGCATGGAATTTCATCCGCTCACGTAAGCCCGCTAACAAGATAATCGCCATTGCCCAGCCCACAGCACTACCACCAGCAAAGACCATAGATTCAACTAAGTTGTAATCGCGGTTCGCCATAAAAATTACCCCAGCAAAAATGGCACAGTTTACTGTTAAAAGTGGTAAGAAAATCCCCAGAGACTGGTACAAGGTGGGAATATAGCGCTCTAAAAACATTTCCAAAATTTGTACTAACGCTGCAATAACCCCAATAAAGGTAATCAACTGTAAGTAACTAAGGTTTAACTCAGGAAAGCCAGCCCAAGCTAATGCACCTGGCGCAAGTACGTTAACGTATATGACCTGGTTTAACGGCACAGCCAGCATCATCACCACGATAACGGCAATCCCTAAACCGAAAGAAGTCGACACTTTCTTAGATACAGCAAGAAACGTACACATACCTAAGAAAAAAGACAGCGCCATATTGTCGATAAACGCAGCTTGAATAAATAAATTAATATAATGTTCCATTGCCATTACCCTCTCTTACGCTGCACAACATTGATGGCCCAAATCATCACGCCGATCAAAAAGAATGCGCTAGGCGGTAAGGTGAACATTTCATTTGCCAAATACCAACCACCGTTTTCAATGGTGGTAAATATTTCATGACCAAATAAGGTCCCACGCCCCAACAGTTCACGAACAAATGCGACACCCAGTAAGATAACGCCATATCCCATAGCATTACCGAGGGCATCAACCAAGGCGAGATGCGGTGGGTACTTCATCGCAAATGCTTCAGCACGTCCCATGATGATACAGTTAGTGATAATCAAGCTGACAAAAACAGATAACTGCTTAGACAACTCGTATGCCACATCTTGAAGTACCATGTCGACAATGATGACCAAAGAAGCAATCACAGTCATCTGCGCAATGATCCGCACACTGTTTGGGATAAAGTTGCGAATGGTCGAAATGATTAAGTTAGATGACACCAGTACAAATGTCACCGCAAGCGTCATCACTAATGCCGTTTGCATAGAGTTACTGACAGCTAGAGCAGAACAGACACCCAATACTTGCATCGCAACAGGGTTATTAGCAAAAATAGGCGATGTTAATATCTGCTTAGTAGAAATAGCACTACTCATGACTTAGCCTCCGCTTGAGCAAACTGCTTAAGAAAGGTTTGGAAACCTTCTACTCCAAACCAAAACTCAACCGCGCGCTGAATACCGACACCAGTTCGAGTCGCTCCACTCACGCCATCAACCCCATGAATGTCACCTTCTTTAGCGCCACCTTTGACGACCTTGATAGCAATCTTGCCTTGTTTATCAAATAGCTGTTTGCCTTTCCATAAGTCAGTCCATTGTGGATCGGTAACAAAGTCAGCAATACCAGGTGTTTCACCATGTTCGTAGAAAATGATATTTTCAACCGTATTCAAATCAGGCTTGACTGCTAAATAGCCATAAATCATCGACCATAAACCTTTGCCATATATAGGCATAACGACGCTCGATAAGCTGCCTGATTCATCTCGAACTTCAAAAATTCGGATGTTATCCGCACGAGTCTTAATCTTGGCGGTATCTTTTTTAGGCTTAGATGAACTATCAGGATTGATTGCCGCCATGCGGTCATCGAAATCAAGTAGGTTTTCTTGTGCGACATATTCACCAGAATCCAGATTCACCATCTTTGGTGTCACTCGCTCGGCAAAGAGTTCGCGAAAATCGCCATTACTGATATCAACATTGGCTGCGCGCAACACAAATTGCTGTATTTCATCTCGTTTTTTGGCCAACTTACGTTCTTTGAGAATTTCAGCGGTCCCGGTAATCATAAACGAACACACTAAACTCAAACTGATGATAAATATCATCGTGCCTGCGACAGTATCTTTCTTAAAGGCCATGACGTTTTAGTCTCCGTTTAATGTTGGCTTGAGCCACCAGATAATCGAATAGCGGTGCCCATAAATTCGCAAACAAAATCGCTAACATAATGCCTTCAGGAAGTTTTACGTTTAGTACTCGTATCAGCACAGTCATAAAACCAATTAATGCGCCGTAGGCATATTTGGCATTGCGCGTGTATGAAGCGGTCACAGGGTCCGTTGCCATAAACATCATCCCTAAGGCAAAGCCACCTGTCACAAGGTGCCATGTCCACGGCATTGCAGCGATAGAGTTTTTGCTAGGGCCAACAAGATTGAATAAAATCGCCGTGGCAATCATACCTAACAACACACCAGCGACCACTCGCCAATCAGCAACACGAGTCAGTAATAACACGCCACCACCAATCAAAATGGCTAAGGTGCTTGTTTCCCCAATCGAACCAGGAGTAAAGCCTAAAAAGGCATCCATCCATTTAGGATCTGACAGAGCACCTAACCAACTGACATCAGCGTAAAGGTTAGCGCGACTCGCTGCAGCTTCGGTTAATGTGGTAGCGCCAGCGAAGCCGTCTACCGCAACAAACTGACTAATTGCAGCCACTTGTGTCGGATATGCAAAATAAATAAAGGCGTAACCCGCTAAGGCAGGATTTAAGAAGTTATACCCCATGCCGCCAAACATCTCTTTCGCGACAATCACCCCAAAACACACGCCAATAGCAATAATCCACAACGGTGTTGAGACTGGCACAATAATCGAGAACAACAAGGCTGTGATGAAAAAGCCTTCGTGAAGTTCTTGCTTACGCATTTTGGCAAAAATCACTTCCCAAAATAAGCAAATGATTAATGTGGCGAGATAAATTGGTACATAGTAGCTGGCACCATAAGCAAACAAACTCAGTAAGCCTGATTCACTTGTCAGTTCTCCAAAAACCGCATTAAAAATAACTAATTGCCAACTATCAGGTTGAGTAGCACCTGCTGCTATGGCGATTTGAGCTTGAAGCCCTAAGTTGTACATGCCAAAAAGCAGCACAGGCAGTAAACACATACCCACAATGTGCATAGTACGTTTGACGTCAATAGCATCACGTACATGTACTTTACCCTTAGTGCTTCGGCCACGTGCAATCCATAAAGAGCGCAAATAGCTTTTCATCGAGTGCCCGTGAGCGTAATACTGCTCTTGCTTACCCGGTTTATTTTGTTGCTGACCCATTAACCTTCCCTCTCGATAATATCCAAGCAAGCACGTAACTCTTTACCGAAGTCATACTTTCCGGGACAAACAAAAGTGCATAACGCTAAGTCTTCTTCGTCTAATTCTAATGCGCCTAATAGCTGAGCTTCATCAGTATCACGAACCACTAAATCTCTGACGAGTAAGGTAGGTAAAATATCCAAAGGCATCACACGTGCTAATTGGCCAAACGCCATCATTGCCCGTGGTGAGCCCCCCGCATGAGTGGTGAAATCGAATAGCTTTTTCGTGCGGCTAAAACCCGACATCATAATGCCAGTAAGGGAGAACTTTTCTTTATTGCGTCTCACCCACGGCAAAAGCTCATGGCGAGCATTTTCAGTTAACACGCTAACTTGGGTGTGATAACGACCTAAGTAGTTATAAACCCCTACAGCAGTATGACCTGAGAGCACAGATCCCGACACGACTCGAGACTGAATATCTTTGATTTCTTTCTCTACCATTTCACCTAAATCGGCACCAAGCTGGGTACGAATCAATCGTGGGTTTAACACATTGGGGCCCGCTAACGCGACAACACGCTCGTTGAATAACTCACCAGTTTGAAATAGCTTGCCAAAAGCAATGACATCTTGGTAACCAATATGCCAAACCACATTTTCAATGTTTACAGGATGAAGAAAATGAATATGCGTGCCAACAAGACCTGCAGGATGTACCCCACCAAACTGGTGTGAATCTACTTGCTGAGCATCACTGCCGGGTAAACTCGCGCCTTCATCATGACAGAGCATGACTTTGCCATCAGTTAACCGAGACAGTACTTGTAAGCCTTGACTGAATGCTGCCTCATGCTCTGCAATCACAATGCGAGGATCCGCCGCTAACGGATTGGTATCCATCGCAGTGACAAAAATTGCACTCGGAGTTGCATCAAGGGCAGGAATACGTGAAAAAGGACGGGTGCGAAGTGCAGTCCACAAACCGCTATTGACGAGATTACTCTTTACCTTATCCCGAGATAAAGCCAGCACATCATCAGCAATGTCAAAACTCACCGACTCGTCGCCTTCACAGCGAATAACAACAGATAATAATACGCGTTTTTCACCGCGATTAATGCTGATGACTTCACCACTTGCTGGTGCTGTGAATTTTACTCCTGGTGTTTTTTTGTCTTCAAAAAGTACCTGGCCTTTTTTGACCATATCCCCTTCTTCAACCAGCATAGTCGGTTTTAAACCAACGTACTCTTCACCAAGAATTGCTACTCTCGACGTCGCTTTTATTGATTCGATGACTTGTTGCGGTTCCCCCGCGATAGGCACATCAAGGCCTCGTTTAATTGTTATAACCTGATTTGAGGATCCAGCCATTACTTGTAACCTTTAAAATTCAGATACCACATATTAAATAAATTTGTGAGCTAAATCCGCTATTGAAGTCACACCTTTTAAATATAATGTGAAATAAATGTACGACAAAAAACGAATTTGAGCTAAAACTTTGAACTGAGTCCGAGATAAAATTTCAATTATGAAACTAAAAAACGGCCCTATAAGCACAAAAACTCACCAAGCGCTGTTGATGTAGCACAACATACTACCAAACAACATAGACCTAGATCACAGTAAACTCAACAATATCTGTATGACAATGAAATGAAATTTCTTGGAGGATGTTAACGTTCTTCTTGATGAAAAACGCAAATGTTAACATTGAAGACTAAAAATAGTCTAAAAGTAAAACACGGCACAAGCAAAGCACTTATACCGTGTCAAAAATAGTGAGGAATGGTTAAGCTAGTGCAGAAAGCTGCTTCCCATCGATCACTTGAATGGCGCTTAAGTAATCCAGCAAGGTATTTACTTGAGTGGTTAAATCACCTTTACTGGTATCAATGGTCAATTCAGCTGCAAGGGGCTGCTCATAAGGCGAAGATATGCCAGTAAAATTCGCTATTTCTCCACTTCTTGCTTTGGCATAAAGCCCTTTAGGATCGCGAGCTTCACAGACACTCAAAGGCGTTGATACATGAATTTCAATGAACTTCCCCTCAGGAAATAATGCTCTCACGCGTTCTCTTTCTGCCAAAGTCGGTGAAATAAAAGCTGATAGCACCACTAAACCAGCATCAACCATTAACTTAGCAACTTCACCGACACGACGTAGATTTTCGTCTCGGTCTTCCAAGCTAAAGCCTAAATCTTTACATAAACCATGACGAACATTGTCACCATCAAGTAGATAGGTATGGAAGCCTGACTCAAATAAAGCTCGTTCAAGTGCTCCCGCTAACGTTGACTTACCTGAACCTGAAAGCCCTGTAAACCAAAGCAACACTGGACTTTGACCTTTCTGGTCACCTCTGGCGGCTTGGTCAATTACATGTTGATGCCATACTATGTCTGTCATAAAGACTCCAAATTCAGCCTAATTTGCTGATTACTTAAAAGGAAATACGATTGGTACAACAGAAATCACAACCGCAGAATAAAGCACCGACATCGGTAACCCTAAACGAACAAAATCACTAAACTTATAATTGCCTGCGTTAAATACCATGAGATTAGTTTGATAACTGTAAGGCGAAATAAAACTGGCACTTGCCCCAAAAACTACCGCCATGATGAAAGGTCTTGGATCCAGTCCATAATTAACGGCTACGGCATAGGCAACAGGAAAAGACAGCGCAGCTGCAGCATTGTTGGTTATCAACTCAGTGAGAATCAAAGTAACAAAGTAAATCCCCACAAAAGCCGCAAAATAGCCATATCCATTCAACACGCCAAGCATTCCTTGCGCCATGACATCCGCAAGCCCTGTTTCAAGCATTAAATTTGCTAGACCCAGTGCACTACCAACAATCACCACCAGCTCTATAGGAAATCGACGTTTAATTTCGGTCATATTCACAGCACCAATCGCCAGCAAGCCTAATAGCAACAGCACCAAGCCTTTAGCTAAGGGTAAGATATTTGCAATACTGGCTAATATGGTTATAGCAAAGCCAAACAAAACTAAATTACTGCGTTTGCTATCTAACCTAACGCTAAGATCTAGGCCGCTAATGGCAGCAAAATCCGTAGTTAACCTCGGATTAGTCGAAAAGCTATCGCCAGGCGTAATCAATAAAACATCACCTGGTTGTAATTCAATATCGCCAAGCCCCCCTTTTAACGGAAGGTGACCACGCCTAATTGCCATTACAGCCGCATCGTACTCTTCACGAAAACGCGCATCCTTTAAGCTAGTTCCCACTAATTTAGACGCAGGAGACAGCACTGCTTCTACAAGGTTTTGACCTTTAGCTTGTTGCTTGCCGAACCACTCCAAACCATCAAATTGATGCAATAGTTCAACTGACTCAACAGCACCACTAAAACGCAGTACATCGCCAGCTTGCAGCACTAACTGAGGTGGCACTGGACAGATTCGAATACCACTGCGCTCTAACTCGACTAAATACAATTTTTTAAGCGCGCGTAAACGGTTATCGACAACACTTTTACCCACCAAGGCAGATGTATCGGCGACATGCGCTTCTAACAAATAAGGTAATGACTCTTCTGCCGTATCTACCCGCCTATCAGGAAGTGTATTGGCGATTAACATTAACAACACGATGCCGCTTACAACCAGTACGATACCAACCAATGTAAATTCAAAAAAACCAAGCGGTTTCAAGTTGGCATTTTCAACAAACGAATTAACGATTAAGTTAGTTGAGGTGCCAATTAATGTGAGCGTGCCCCCTAATATCGCAGCATAATTTAGCGGTAGTAGAAGCTTAGCTGGCGCATGGGTTTGATTGCGGCGAACAACACCAATCAGTGAAGCAACAACAGCCGTATTGTTTGTAAATGATGATAATAAAGCAGTAGAAACACCCAACTTAGCTAACGTCATTGGCAGTGAACTATTGCCTATCATTTGACTCAGCCTCGCCAAGAGGGATGTCTTCTCTAAGGCAATCGCTGCTAACACGAGCAAGATTAAGGTAATTAAGCCGTTATTGGTAAAGCCAACAAGTGCACTCGATATATCAACCAACCCGAATAAGTAAGTGGTTAACAGTGCAAAAAAGAACAGTGCGGCAGGCGACGCAAGACCAGCGACTAACCCGCCAACCAAGGCAATTAATATAATAGCCAGCTGCCACACTTCACTCATTGATTATTTTCCAAAGACACTAATATCTTTCGCTTCCCAATGAGGGTAATGCTTACGTATTAGTGCATTTAACTCAACTTCAAATGGAGTAAATTGAGAGTCAGCTTGCAAACTACCTTGCTGACCTGCAACAACCATCGCAGCCCCAACAGTTGCATTGGTTAGACGATCGATAACGATCATGCCGCCAGTGTCACGCACTAATGTATAAGGATCTAAAATAATCGATTCAGTGAGCTCTAAATGGACTCTTGCAATTGCATTCAATGGCAGACTGTCAGCATCACTTTTTGCTAGTGTATTCACATCAACCACATATTCGATTGAACTAACACTTGCTTGAGTCTTTTTACCTGCCACTTTAACGTCATACTGAACACCAATCTGTAGAGGTTTTTCATCCATCCACACAATGTCAGCCTGAATTTGGTTTGCTAGTGCAGGTGCACTGTCGGGCTTTGCAATTAAGTCGCCACGGGAAATATCAATTTCATCTTCTAATGTAATTGTAATGGCTTGACCTGCAACCGCTTCTTCTAAATCACCGTCAAAAGTGACCAAGCGAGCAACCTTGCTACGCTTACCAGAAGGTAGAGCAACGACCTCATCACCGACTTTAAATGAACCAGAGGCTAAAGTGCCGGAGAAACCTCTAAAGTCTAGATTTGGGCGCTGAACATATTGCACAGGGAATCGAGCTGGCAAGTCGGCTAATTCACGCTGTGTATCAATGGTTTCTAATAGCTCTAATAAAGTGCCACCTTGATACCAGTCAGTTTGCGAACTGCGGTCAACAACATTGTCACCTTTAAGCGCTGACAGTGGCACAAAGTGAAGGTCAAGCTCGCCAAAATCTTTAACGAACTCTTTAAAGTCGGCTTCTATTTTATTGAATACTGACTCATCAAATGCCATTAAATCCATCTTGTTTACAGCGACAACAAAATGCTTAATGCCCACTAACGATGCAATAAATGCATGACGTTTAGTTTGTGTTTGCACGCCGTAACGAGCATCCACTAGAATTACAGCTAAATCACAG from the Shewanella japonica genome contains:
- a CDS encoding NADH:ubiquinone reductase (Na(+)-transporting) subunit B, with product MGQQQNKPGKQEQYYAHGHSMKSYLRSLWIARGRSTKGKVHVRDAIDVKRTMHIVGMCLLPVLLFGMYNLGLQAQIAIAAGATQPDSWQLVIFNAVFGELTSESGLLSLFAYGASYYVPIYLATLIICLFWEVIFAKMRKQELHEGFFITALLFSIIVPVSTPLWIIAIGVCFGVIVAKEMFGGMGYNFLNPALAGYAFIYFAYPTQVAAISQFVAVDGFAGATTLTEAAASRANLYADVSWLGALSDPKWMDAFLGFTPGSIGETSTLAILIGGGVLLLTRVADWRVVAGVLLGMIATAILFNLVGPSKNSIAAMPWTWHLVTGGFALGMMFMATDPVTASYTRNAKYAYGALIGFMTVLIRVLNVKLPEGIMLAILFANLWAPLFDYLVAQANIKRRLKRHGL
- a CDS encoding NADH:ubiquinone reductase (Na(+)-transporting) subunit D is translated as MSSAISTKQILTSPIFANNPVAMQVLGVCSALAVSNSMQTALVMTLAVTFVLVSSNLIISTIRNFIPNSVRIIAQMTVIASLVIIVDMVLQDVAYELSKQLSVFVSLIITNCIIMGRAEAFAMKYPPHLALVDALGNAMGYGVILLGVAFVRELLGRGTLFGHEIFTTIENGGWYLANEMFTLPPSAFFLIGVMIWAINVVQRKRG
- a CDS encoding Na(+)-translocating NADH-quinone reductase subunit A codes for the protein MAGSSNQVITIKRGLDVPIAGEPQQVIESIKATSRVAILGEEYVGLKPTMLVEEGDMVKKGQVLFEDKKTPGVKFTAPASGEVISINRGEKRVLLSVVIRCEGDESVSFDIADDVLALSRDKVKSNLVNSGLWTALRTRPFSRIPALDATPSAIFVTAMDTNPLAADPRIVIAEHEAAFSQGLQVLSRLTDGKVMLCHDEGASLPGSDAQQVDSHQFGGVHPAGLVGTHIHFLHPVNIENVVWHIGYQDVIAFGKLFQTGELFNERVVALAGPNVLNPRLIRTQLGADLGEMVEKEIKDIQSRVVSGSVLSGHTAVGVYNYLGRYHTQVSVLTENARHELLPWVRRNKEKFSLTGIMMSGFSRTKKLFDFTTHAGGSPRAMMAFGQLARVMPLDILPTLLVRDLVVRDTDEAQLLGALELDEEDLALCTFVCPGKYDFGKELRACLDIIEREG
- a CDS encoding Na(+)-translocating NADH-quinone reductase subunit C, whose product is MAFKKDTVAGTMIFIISLSLVCSFMITGTAEILKERKLAKKRDEIQQFVLRAANVDISNGDFRELFAERVTPKMVNLDSGEYVAQENLLDFDDRMAAINPDSSSKPKKDTAKIKTRADNIRIFEVRDESGSLSSVVMPIYGKGLWSMIYGYLAVKPDLNTVENIIFYEHGETPGIADFVTDPQWTDLWKGKQLFDKQGKIAIKVVKGGAKEGDIHGVDGVSGATRTGVGIQRAVEFWFGVEGFQTFLKQFAQAEAKS
- the cysC gene encoding adenylyl-sulfate kinase; the protein is MTDIVWHQHVIDQAARGDQKGQSPVLLWFTGLSGSGKSTLAGALERALFESGFHTYLLDGDNVRHGLCKDLGFSLEDRDENLRRVGEVAKLMVDAGLVVLSAFISPTLAERERVRALFPEGKFIEIHVSTPLSVCEARDPKGLYAKARSGEIANFTGISSPYEQPLAAELTIDTSKGDLTTQVNTLLDYLSAIQVIDGKQLSALA
- a CDS encoding SLC13 family permease, translated to MSEVWQLAIILIALVGGLVAGLASPAALFFFALLTTYLFGLVDISSALVGFTNNGLITLILLVLAAIALEKTSLLARLSQMIGNSSLPMTLAKLGVSTALLSSFTNNTAVVASLIGVVRRNQTHAPAKLLLPLNYAAILGGTLTLIGTSTNLIVNSFVENANLKPLGFFEFTLVGIVLVVSGIVLLMLIANTLPDRRVDTAEESLPYLLEAHVADTSALVGKSVVDNRLRALKKLYLVELERSGIRICPVPPQLVLQAGDVLRFSGAVESVELLHQFDGLEWFGKQQAKGQNLVEAVLSPASKLVGTSLKDARFREEYDAAVMAIRRGHLPLKGGLGDIELQPGDVLLITPGDSFSTNPRLTTDFAAISGLDLSVRLDSKRSNLVLFGFAITILASIANILPLAKGLVLLLLGLLAIGAVNMTEIKRRFPIELVVIVGSALGLANLMLETGLADVMAQGMLGVLNGYGYFAAFVGIYFVTLILTELITNNAAAALSFPVAYAVAVNYGLDPRPFIMAVVFGASASFISPYSYQTNLMVFNAGNYKFSDFVRLGLPMSVLYSAVVISVVPIVFPFK
- the cysN gene encoding sulfate adenylyltransferase subunit CysN; translated protein: MDQAVNNTTKMAAEIEQHGVKEYLALQQNKGLLRFLTCGSVDDGKSTLIGRLLHDSAQIYEDQLASIKNDSAKMGTTGDEIDLALLVDGLQAEREQGITIDVAYRYFSSEKRKFIISDTPGHEQYTRNMATGASTCDLAVILVDARYGVQTQTKRHAFIASLVGIKHFVVAVNKMDLMAFDESVFNKIEADFKEFVKDFGELDLHFVPLSALKGDNVVDRSSQTDWYQGGTLLELLETIDTQRELADLPARFPVQYVQRPNLDFRGFSGTLASGSFKVGDEVVALPSGKRSKVARLVTFDGDLEEAVAGQAITITLEDEIDISRGDLIAKPDSAPALANQIQADIVWMDEKPLQIGVQYDVKVAGKKTQASVSSIEYVVDVNTLAKSDADSLPLNAIARVHLELTESIILDPYTLVRDTGGMIVIDRLTNATVGAAMVVAGQQGSLQADSQFTPFEVELNALIRKHYPHWEAKDISVFGK
- the nqrE gene encoding NADH:ubiquinone reductase (Na(+)-transporting) subunit E codes for the protein MEHYINLFIQAAFIDNMALSFFLGMCTFLAVSKKVSTSFGLGIAVIVVMMLAVPLNQVIYVNVLAPGALAWAGFPELNLSYLQLITFIGVIAALVQILEMFLERYIPTLYQSLGIFLPLLTVNCAIFAGVIFMANRDYNLVESMVFAGGSAVGWAMAIILLAGLRERMKFHAIPLGLQGIGITFITTGLMALGFMSFAGITL
- the nqrF gene encoding NADH:ubiquinone reductase (Na(+)-transporting) subunit F — encoded protein: MEMAIGIGMFTIVVSLLVMVILFAKSKLVNTGDVTIGINGEADKSVRTPAGDKLLGALAGQNIFIPSACGGGGTCGQCRVTVKSGGGDILATELDHITKKEAKEGCRLACQVAVRTDMELEVDEEIFGVKKWQCEVVSNNNQATFIKELLLKVPEGEEVHFKAGGYIQIEAPAHEVKYADFDIPDQYRDDWERFDLFSLVSKVDEDVLRAYSMANYPDEKGTIMLNVRIATPPTNDLPPGQMSSYIFNLKAGDKVTISGPFGEFFVKETDAEMVFIGGGAGMAPMRSHIFDQLKSKQTKRKMSFWYGARSAREIFYQDDFDTLAAENDNFEWHVALSDPLPEDNWQGYTGFIHTVLLENYLKDHKAPEDCEFYMCGPPIMNSSVINMLESLGVEEENILLDDFGD